The DNA segment AAAGACTGGTACAAGcctggaaaagcatcacaaaagatGAATGCAACAGGTGATGTCAAGGGAAGCAAGTGATCCACAACTGAATATTTTAGATTTACTTTAAGACTGTGTTCCAATTCTTTTGCTCACATAAAATCGTGTGgttgttttaaattgttttaatacatctagatgtaaataccaggaaatgaaagctaaaaTTCTCATCTATCATGTATGACCAAATTGTCTTCAgtatatagaaaaaaaacaaacaaatgaagttCCAGTACATTTAGAGGGGAATATGTTTAAAAGACTGCAGGTATTTGGGGTTAGATtggatgaaaagagaaaacaagacCTGGATGTATACACCTCATCAAATATACTGCTTCCTCCACAGTGTTCAGTACCTGAGCATATCACTTGGAGTCCTGAAGTTCTGTTTTGGGAAGACCATAGCAGGGCTGGAGTTAACAGGTAGTGCTAATCTATTATTCAAATACATATCTTCAACCCAATAGTCATATacctgaaaaagaaaatatatttatacttttcTAATTACAAAATCTACACAATATCTGTAGTATAAGATTTAAATAGTTACATGTAAATTAGATCAGCTAAACTTTGTCCAAAATGTGTCTTACaatatttcagtaaaaaaaaggaGCACATTTCTTCAGGAATTTACCCAGTTAGCTTTAGCCTCTCTCCTTTGCAGTAATTTTCTCTGAAGTCTTTCTCCCAGCCCACCAGGTGCTCCAAACTTCTCAGTAATCGCCTTGGTTTTTCTGAACTGTTCTTCAGGTATCAGATGTCTCATGCACTTTAAATACATATCTAAAGTTTGCTGTAAAGCTGGTACAGGTAGTTTAGGGAGGCCCTGAATACATGAGATTAGAGTTAGAGTACATATGAGAGGCCAGAATTATACATTTGAAGACATCAAATATGTCAAATGTCTTTTTATCCATTGAGTAGTAACTGGACATTATTTAAACGATCGATTTAGGGCATTTTGTCACTGATTTACAAATGAtatcaatatatttttaataatatttacaaatgCTCAAATAACTGAAATTTTCTGGTCTGCATCAGTTAAAACTACATTGCTGTTAGATCTGCTTAAGGATTTTAAAACACCACCAGTTTTGTAATGTATGCTCTGAATATTAGTTGCACTTTAAAGTTCCAAAATCCAACACTATTTATCATCAAATAATTGCTATTCATTCTTGAAACATAGacagtagtaaaaaaaaatacactttacATTTTGATCCCCTTGGTCCCTTGATGGCTTCTTGTCCAAAACCGGCATGCTCAAAGTTCCAGAGCTCAGTCAGATACGAGGAAATATCACAGATTTGCCCTCTGGAGTACAATAAGCCCCGAGATTTATCAGTGAAAATGTTTTCCAAGCTGCacattttttatcatttgaTTTGAGCATATATAGCCATATTACTTGATCAATAAGCCTACCTGAAGTAGTAGGCTGACTGCACAGTGGACTAGAGATAAATAGatagtaaaataaatctaaaatgcaaAGTTTTTCCGTGTTCTGTACTTACCAGAATGGCGCTGTCATGTCTTGAAAAGCCTTAAAAAGTTGATCAAAATTCAATTTCCCCCTGACGTATTTTTCCTAGAAAGGAAAGAGCTGTTCCTCTGTCGTTTCTTCTGACTCCTGTTTGCGCCCCATGCATTGGAGTGCCACAATCCGCTCGGGAAAGATGCTCGAAGCTCCTCCCACCAACATTCATGCGTCAAGTGCAATATTCGGCATCTGTGTCTGCGTACTAACTACTGTTTTAGTATAATACTATAATTATGCTCTATGTATGTAGTATGCTACTTACTATTTCCTACTTGATCTCAAAGAGGAAAAGGGTACTCTACGCAATAATGcaattacaaattaattcatCAGTGTTTTGGTGTCTAATACTGATTTACATTATCAACTTTGTGTCACAAGTCAAGAAGTAATCTATtaataactgaaataaaatgatttctttcTTAACTGTTCATCAGACAGGTAATAATCCTGACATTATCCTTGATTGCGGATGTGTACCTACATGCTTAATAGGGAATGTCAGCACTCAGTATTCttgaagttttatttttcttatttcagtGTCAATTGCAGAATTAGCCAATTCTGTATTTATGAAACTTCTAGTGAATGTAttaaccatgtttttttgtgttggaAAAATAATCTCTCCCCACTGTGTCAGAATGCTTAACAAATCTTTCTTAAGAAGCCTGtgttatttaactttatttaataattgcATCTTTAACATTTGTCAGTGAAGACAGAAATAATTGGCAAGTACACAATAAATAGGAAACACGCATGCACGCGCAAAGCGTAAAATGACAAAGACTGAAAAGGCTGTTcccaatatatttttttttaattatgtacaCTTGATATacacattatgtacattttttaaattcataatATACATTGACGCATTCCAGAAATACACCCTCACAATGTTAAAAGACCATACAGACAGTGGAGACGAAGGATAGGCTACACATTAGATCCATCATTTAATCCGTCAAATTGTCAAGTGACATTGCATATTAGTTATGGCAGCACAGACCTGGCAAAAAAACGACAATAACTTAAGCCTGTTTTGAATAATGACGCACATTTTGTGCGTTTATTTATCCCTGAACGCATTTTGAAACAGTGATATAATACTGATGCTTttctttaaaggaaaaatattaCACTGTGATACTTTTAAAGAGAAATGGAAGCAAATGGTCACAAATATGCTGATAACAGCTAGTTTGATAATTAAAAAGAACACGTGAAGCCATTAATTCTTCATCAAACATGAAATAAGTATGATTTAGAGTTACACAGCATAGTCGGCGAACAGTTTATGTTGCACATTTTGCAccagtgtgaaagtgtgaaagaAGTCCTATACAATTCTATGGCTAGACTACACATCGAAGGCTGGTTTTCCAGACAGAGGTAAAGCCTATTTTGGGGTTAAAttgtgtatattaatgtgtgtcCGGGAAAGTGACGCAGCACTGATTAGGATTGTTCCTTTTATGCATATTCGGGTTCATATGCTTCCTCTTGTGAGTATGATTTGGAGTTTCCAGCAAAAATGCCGTTTTCATCCACAGGCAGACAGTTGTCCGTTGTACTGTAGCACTGCTTCTTTTTCTTGGCTTGGCACTCTTCTAGCCTGATGGTGTCGTAGAGTCCTGTGGCCCCTTCCTCCAGCAGCATATTTCTCTCGGAATGAGACGGCTTCATGAGGCATACGTTGCGCAGCAGGAGCAGCGCTGGTGCGTAAAGCACGTTGGCAAGGCCCATGCCCAGATTGAGCTGCACAAAACCGAGGTCGTGCACTATTTTACCAGCCACAACTGGACCTAGAGCATATGCGACACAGTAAGAGATGTCCGCAATGGCGTACACACTGCCATACACAGAGACGTGGCGCACATCAACCAGAAACGCAAGTGTGGGCAGCAGCGCAGTGTCCACTAGCGCAATGCCAAAGCAGATGCCGCACAAGGGGATTATAAGTTGCTCAAAGTTTTTGCAAGCTGGCACAGTGCAAGAGCTGGCACCTATTATTACCATGCCGAGAGCTCCATAAAACCATTGTAAGTGTGGGTGTCGGGCTGCCAGTTTTACAGTAATGTAGACACCTAAAACATGTGGGAAAAAAGCTGGCAACCAAGTAAGACCGATCTGCCACTGGGACGCGTCCATTGTCTCCTCCATCCAGTTCGCGATGGTGGGCTCCAGAAACGCAAGGGGGATGTTACACGTGGTCAGTGCCCCTGCCACCACTGCTATATATGGATCAATCATAAGTTTATAAATAGGTGTGCCAACTGGCATGTTTTCCCTTGTCCTGCTGGAGAATGGTTTAAGGACAGTCAAGCACAAAATACCGTCGACTAGACAGACACAGGCGAGGGCGAGAAAGGGGAAGCGCTTCCCTGCGAACTCGTAAAGCACCCCGCCGAAGGGGGGCGCCGCCAGGCTGCCGAAGGAGATAAATGCCAATGCGATGCCCAGGGCTCGACTCCTCTCGGCCTCCTCCGTGTATTTGTCTGCTATCATTGCGATACCTGACGTATCTGCGAAAGCCGAGCCGATACCCTGCAGACTCCGCGCCACGAAAAGAGTCGCGTAGTTTTCAGCGAAGGCAAAAATGCACGTGGAAACAAACATGATGGAAAGTCCAATTAAAAGTGGTATGTCGTATCCAACGCGGTCTATGAAGGTGCCCGTCAAAGGATTTACAAGAAGCTGTAGAATGGCTTTGGATGCAAATAGGACACCAATCTGCACGTCGAAGTTTTCTGTGCTGTTGGAGGAGTTTTTGCTTGTTGGAGATTCACTTTCTAGGCTTGCTAAATAATCTGGAACGATTGGTACGATCACCATGTAAAGCATATTATCTAACAAAAGTGCCACACAGACGATTACTAAAATAATCCTCCGCTGTCGTTCAGGATCTTGGATAGCAGTGCTTAGTTGTTTAGTTTTTTCTCCCATCTCTGAGAGTTTAACCGCGGCAGACTTCGCCAAGCCACCAGATCCCTCTTCAGCCATTATTCacacttttttcttgtttcacCGCAAACAGTATAAACACTTTCCCACACTGTGCTACGTTTTCACAGAATGAAATATGCCGTCGTGCTTCTAATAAATGACCAAACCGCGATGAGCTAATGAACTTTTCCTGCTTTACCTTCGCCAGCTGCGCTCCTTCATTGCGCTCGCTTTTCTCCTCTGCTGAGTTGAACGCGTTTTATCGTCGGCGGCCAAAGTTTCATTGTAACTCGAACCGTCATTTAAAATGATGAAGAGAGCTCAAACACTTGCGCACAGTCTAGAAATTCACCCGATCGTGTTCCATGGTGTGGTAAGTTGTCTTTTTGGAGACCGTGGGCGCACAAAGACGAAATGTTGCGACCTTTCACCTGAATAGATATAGACTATGGACCTATAGCGTTATGAAGCATGCCATCACCCCAGATGAGCTcgccactgctgctgctgctgtgggtGAGACACTCGCATGTGTGCTTGCCGATTCCATTCAACTCTTTTTTCCCAGGGATGTGACGCACATCGTGCTTGCCCCCCAGTGGTTCCCCAATCAGCCCTATTTATTAAACTTAGTTAACGCAACAGCATATGAAAGCCACGCCCTTCCAATAAATGCGATtcagttgttattttttaaacgCATGTTGATTCAGATTCAATATGcgtttaaaaaataacaacaaacaatCAATAAAAAACAATCTCCATCACGAGTGACTGATGTTTTGACTATTATACAGCACTAAGCATTAAATATATTCTTCAATTAGGTTTTATAAAACGCTGGCGTAAGTGTAACgaacattaatacacactaaaataaattacttttcatttctttaattaGGGATTGTGGCATTCTTTCACTTTGCTAATTGCTCCGTAAATCACGTTACACTAATTACTTTGCTTGTTTGAGTTACTTATTTACTAGTCTAATTTTCGAAGTGCACTTGAATAATATAGGCTACAAAACATATCTGTATATTAATTGTACAAAAATCCGCTGTTACTGCAAACTTCCAGTCTTTTCTCATATGGGTCATGATAAACAGCAGTACGTAGCCAAGAGCAAAATTAAAATGAACCCTGTCATATAACTCTGATATATGTACAGCAGTTTAGTTCTGCTGTCTGTGCTGTACACTTCAAATAACTTTGTAACTGTACAATTAAGCCATGGCTTTTATTTAAGCAAGGGGAGAAATGTCCTTTTCTATCTTAACATGCTGTAAAAAGTCTAACCCTAAAATATTACATAGACTACATTCAAACGTTTAGAAGTAGAAAAGACTGGGTCATAAGTATTCTTCGCAGTGTGAAAATAGAAGTGTACTTGACTGTGACTTATCTAAAGAGAGATCTGAGTATTAGGCTGGAGCACATATTCATGTTTAAGTGTCTAGTTTTCTTGCTGAAGAATGCAGCTGAACTTCAGCACCACATTGAAGTGGACAGCTACAATCTCTGCTGCGGTTTTCATTTAGCCATGCTGAACCTCTAACTTTAACCACCTTGCACTTTTACTGCCCGGATACAATACTGACAATACTGTACAATACAGCAGATTAATGCACTGATATTGCTACAGAAAAAGGTCCTTACAATACAGTTCACAAAGttcttttattcttattaaaagCGTAACACATATAACCACACCGTGGGGTTTGGCGCCATctcatgttaaaataaatgatataagcGAGTTATAGTCCATCTCCTCTTCAGAAAGACAACAGTGACATCTCTAGGTTTTTGAGAATTACAGCACATATAGCCAGAAAGGACACTGCAGAAATCCTTTTTCTCACGGTCGTAGTTTAACTTCCAGACCGGTCAATATTTTTGCACAGGAGCATTTCTAGAGTTTGATCACTACTTGGTCATAGCCCAATCCAAGAATTTAACAAAAGTAGCCTACTTAAAAATTCCTAGGGGGTCTGTTCTCATTCAactgaaaacacatttattcattaatcacACTTTACCCTGATAGTGACCTCTCTTCAGTCCTCAGCTACATTGTTGTATTATGAGTTATTGCCTCGACTGCAAATAGAGGTTTCCACAGTGAAAAGTGAAAAGAAGGAGGAGCAGAGTCGTATAGTTAAAGAGGGGGCGGGGCATATGTTTAAGGATGATGAAAAGGATATTTTCGTTTCAGCTGGCTTTACATCAACCttcaacattttaaataaatctaataatgaaatga comes from the Hemibagrus wyckioides isolate EC202008001 linkage group LG03, SWU_Hwy_1.0, whole genome shotgun sequence genome and includes:
- the slc18a3a gene encoding probable vesicular acetylcholine transporter-A; translation: MAEEGSGGLAKSAAVKLSEMGEKTKQLSTAIQDPERQRRIILVIVCVALLLDNMLYMVIVPIVPDYLASLESESPTSKNSSNSTENFDVQIGVLFASKAILQLLVNPLTGTFIDRVGYDIPLLIGLSIMFVSTCIFAFAENYATLFVARSLQGIGSAFADTSGIAMIADKYTEEAERSRALGIALAFISFGSLAAPPFGGVLYEFAGKRFPFLALACVCLVDGILCLTVLKPFSSRTRENMPVGTPIYKLMIDPYIAVVAGALTTCNIPLAFLEPTIANWMEETMDASQWQIGLTWLPAFFPHVLGVYITVKLAARHPHLQWFYGALGMVIIGASSCTVPACKNFEQLIIPLCGICFGIALVDTALLPTLAFLVDVRHVSVYGSVYAIADISYCVAYALGPVVAGKIVHDLGFVQLNLGMGLANVLYAPALLLLRNVCLMKPSHSERNMLLEEGATGLYDTIRLEECQAKKKKQCYSTTDNCLPVDENGIFAGNSKSYSQEEAYEPEYA